A genomic segment from Pyxidicoccus trucidator encodes:
- a CDS encoding DUF4105 domain-containing protein, translated as MRLFFRISTALVLLLGSAWVALALALTGAGAEGPHPARALLALVLAGAAVAVWRRRSGLAAVTVVAVGCVAVYGWMRTVTPSGQRDWAPDLARAARAEVDGSRVTIHDVRDFRYRSTSDWDAAWYTATYDARELTGAWFIVEPFSGVWGAAHTMVSFGFSDGRYVVFSVEVRREKGETFSALGGLFRQFELIYVVGDERDLVQLRSNHRKDDVFLYPVDASKERIASFFLDMVARMNALHARPEFYDTLSSNCTTNLVRHVEKVAAVDVPYDHRTLLPAYSDALAYELGLIEKDAPLEVVRARHLINAKAQAADGQPDFSRRIREARATADSAP; from the coding sequence ATGCGCCTCTTCTTCCGTATCTCCACCGCCCTGGTCCTCCTGCTGGGGAGCGCCTGGGTCGCGCTCGCCCTTGCCCTGACGGGGGCGGGGGCCGAGGGGCCGCACCCGGCGCGGGCGTTGCTGGCGCTCGTGTTGGCCGGGGCGGCGGTGGCGGTGTGGCGTCGGCGCTCCGGGCTGGCGGCGGTGACGGTGGTGGCGGTGGGCTGCGTGGCGGTGTACGGCTGGATGCGGACGGTGACGCCTTCGGGCCAGCGTGACTGGGCGCCGGACCTGGCGCGCGCGGCGCGGGCGGAGGTGGACGGCTCACGCGTGACGATTCATGACGTGCGCGACTTCCGCTACCGGAGCACCTCCGACTGGGACGCGGCCTGGTACACGGCCACGTATGACGCGCGCGAGCTGACGGGGGCGTGGTTCATCGTGGAGCCGTTCTCCGGCGTCTGGGGCGCGGCGCACACCATGGTGAGCTTCGGCTTCTCGGACGGGCGCTACGTCGTCTTCTCCGTGGAGGTGCGGCGCGAGAAGGGGGAGACGTTCTCCGCCCTGGGCGGCCTGTTCCGCCAGTTCGAGCTCATCTACGTGGTGGGCGACGAGCGGGACCTCGTCCAGCTCCGCTCCAACCACCGCAAGGACGACGTGTTCCTGTACCCGGTGGACGCGTCGAAGGAGCGCATCGCCTCCTTCTTCCTGGACATGGTGGCGCGGATGAACGCGCTGCACGCCCGGCCGGAGTTCTACGACACGCTCTCCAGCAACTGCACCACCAACCTGGTGCGCCACGTGGAGAAGGTCGCCGCGGTGGACGTGCCGTATGACCACCGGACGCTGCTGCCGGCGTACTCGGACGCGCTGGCGTACGAGCTGGGCCTCATCGAGAAGGACGCGCCGCTGGAGGTGGTGCGCGCCCGGCACCTCATCAATGCGAAGGCCCAGGCGGCGGATGGCCAGCCGGACTTCTCCCGGCGCATCCGCGAGGCCCGGGCCACCGCCGACTCAGCTCCCTGA
- a CDS encoding CHRD domain-containing protein, producing the protein MRREMLTRLAVPGLVACVLWLTGCGNNTEADTTLAGGNEVPPVTTSATGAANAELEGDELVVNGSFSNLSSDLFPVGGSAAHVHNAPGGENGPILFNLEVSSTDNRNGTFIGRKTLTEDEKVLFEDGNLYVNIHTANFNSGELRGQFKP; encoded by the coding sequence ATGCGAAGGGAAATGCTGACACGTCTCGCGGTACCGGGCCTGGTGGCCTGCGTCCTGTGGCTCACCGGCTGTGGCAACAACACGGAGGCGGACACGACGCTGGCGGGAGGCAACGAGGTGCCCCCCGTCACCACCTCGGCGACGGGAGCCGCCAACGCGGAGCTGGAGGGTGACGAGCTGGTGGTGAATGGAAGCTTCTCGAACCTGAGCAGCGACCTGTTCCCCGTCGGCGGGAGCGCCGCCCACGTCCACAACGCCCCAGGGGGCGAAAACGGACCCATCCTCTTCAACCTGGAGGTCTCGAGCACCGACAACCGCAACGGCACCTTCATCGGTCGCAAGACGCTGACCGAAGACGAGAAGGTGCTCTTCGAGGACGGCAACCTCTACGTCAACATCCACACGGCCAACTTCAACTCGGGAGAGCTTCGCGGCCAGTTCAAGCCGTAA
- the hppD gene encoding 4-hydroxyphenylpyruvate dioxygenase, with amino-acid sequence MELHVGDAMLSAYFFCHALGFRMVAHAAPESGLEGRRSILLRQGSMRVVVTSALDSKGPVADYVRAHGDGVKDVAFATPDAEGAFHEAVSRGARPVQAPITYEGAGGRVVKATIAGPGDLVHSFIQRDSTAGVFLPDVYLPLETAPGGTEEMFSALDHVALCLEHGTLMDAVAYYLDVLGFEQTHEENVRTEYSGMNSRVVQTAGGRICFPMQEPFTGARRGQLEYFLQAHGGSGVQHLAFLASDITRAVDVLRRGGMRILDAPPDYYETLEARLGDLCGFRRETLQERNILMDRDAWGHLLQVFTRTQHARNTLFFEVIQRQKARGFGGANIQALYEAKERDSMRADLQS; translated from the coding sequence GTGGAGCTACATGTAGGCGACGCAATGTTGTCGGCCTACTTCTTCTGCCACGCGCTGGGATTCCGGATGGTGGCTCACGCCGCCCCCGAAAGTGGGCTGGAGGGGCGCAGGTCCATCCTGCTGCGGCAGGGCAGCATGCGGGTGGTCGTCACTTCGGCGCTCGACTCGAAGGGCCCGGTGGCGGACTACGTGCGCGCGCACGGCGACGGGGTGAAGGACGTGGCGTTCGCGACGCCGGACGCGGAAGGGGCCTTCCATGAGGCGGTGAGCCGGGGCGCGCGGCCGGTGCAGGCGCCCATCACCTACGAAGGCGCGGGCGGGCGCGTGGTCAAGGCGACCATCGCCGGGCCGGGGGACCTGGTGCATTCCTTCATCCAGCGCGACTCGACGGCGGGCGTGTTCCTGCCGGACGTGTACCTGCCGCTGGAGACGGCCCCGGGAGGCACGGAGGAGATGTTCTCCGCGCTGGACCACGTGGCCCTGTGCCTGGAGCACGGCACGCTGATGGACGCGGTGGCCTACTACCTGGACGTGCTGGGCTTCGAGCAGACGCACGAGGAGAACGTGCGCACCGAGTACAGCGGGATGAACTCGCGGGTGGTCCAGACCGCTGGCGGGCGCATCTGCTTTCCCATGCAGGAGCCGTTCACCGGCGCGCGGCGCGGGCAGCTCGAGTACTTCCTGCAGGCCCACGGCGGCTCCGGCGTGCAGCACCTGGCCTTCCTGGCGTCGGACATCACCCGGGCGGTGGACGTGCTGCGCCGGGGCGGCATGAGGATATTGGACGCGCCGCCGGACTATTACGAGACGCTGGAAGCCCGGCTGGGCGACCTGTGCGGCTTCCGCCGCGAGACGCTGCAGGAGCGCAACATCCTGATGGACCGCGACGCCTGGGGCCATCTGCTGCAGGTGTTCACGCGCACGCAGCACGCCCGGAACACGCTCTTCTTCGAGGTCATCCAGCGGCAGAAGGCTCGCGGCTTCGGCGGCGCCAACATCCAGGCGCTCTACGAGGCCAAGGAGCGCGATTCGATGCGCGCTGACCTCCAGAGCTGA